In Spirochaeta thermophila DSM 6578, the DNA window TGCTGGATGCGAGGGTCGAGGGGGCGTACGGGGGGACGGGGATGCGGGTGCCGGAGGGGGTGGTGGAGGCGGCGGGGGAGAGGGGGCCTGTGTGGCTGGCGGGGGGGCTGGGGCCGGGGAGTGTGGGGGAGGTGGTGCGGCGCTTCAGGCCCGAGCTGGTGGATGCATCCTCAGGGCTCGAGGCGGCGCCGGGAGTAAAGGATAGGGGCAGGCTCGAACGATTCTTCAGGGAGATCCGAGATGCAGAAGGTGTATAACGACTTTTTCGGGACCTTCGGGGGGCGGTACGTGGCCGAGGTGCTCAGGCGCCCGCTCGACGAACTGGAGCAGGCCTTTCTGGAGGCCATGGCCGATCCCGCCTTCCATGTAGAGCTCGCCGAGGCCCGGCGCCACTTCGTGGGACGTCCCACCCCTCTCCTGTACGCAGAGAATGCCACCAGGGCGCTGGGAGGAAGCAGGATCTACATAAAGCTCGAGGGTCTCGCCAACACAGGGGCTCACAAGATCAACAATGCCCTCGGCCAGGCCCTCCTTGCCAAGCGGATGGGCAAGCGGAGGATCATCGCCGAGACAGGGGCAGGGCAGCATGGGGTGGCGACGGCGAGCGTGTGCGCACGGCTTGGCCTCGAGTGCACGGTCTACATGGGAGAGGTGGACATGGCGCGACAGCGGCCCAATGTCTACCTGATGGAGCTCTTCGGTGCGAAGGTGGTCCCGGTGTGCAGTGGCTCTCGCACCCTCAAGGATGCGGTGAACGAGGCCCTGCGTGACTGGGCCGCCTCCTGGGAGGATACCCACTACCTGCTCGGTTCGGCTCTGGGGCCGAGCCCCTTCCCCGACATGGTGCGGGAGTTCCAGTCGGTGGTCGGGAGGGAACTCGTGGAGCAGATGAGGGAACAGGTGGGTGAGGAGGTGGTGGCCCTGGTGGCATGTGTGGGGGGAGGGTCGAACGCCATCGGATTCTTCGCCCCGTTCATCGAGGCCGACCGGCCGAAGCTCGTGGGTGT includes these proteins:
- the trpB gene encoding tryptophan synthase subunit beta, with product MQKVYNDFFGTFGGRYVAEVLRRPLDELEQAFLEAMADPAFHVELAEARRHFVGRPTPLLYAENATRALGGSRIYIKLEGLANTGAHKINNALGQALLAKRMGKRRIIAETGAGQHGVATASVCARLGLECTVYMGEVDMARQRPNVYLMELFGAKVVPVCSGSRTLKDAVNEALRDWAASWEDTHYLLGSALGPSPFPDMVREFQSVVGRELVEQMREQVGEEVVALVACVGGGSNAIGFFAPFIEADRPKLVGVEAGGRGNGPGEHAARMSGAGVEGVVHGYKSLFLLDEDGQVLPTHSISAGLDYPGIGPQLAHLGRTGRISFTTASDEEALEALKFFARHEGLVFALESAHAGAVAMKMAREGSPEKAIIVNMSGRGDKDIFITAKALDGEKWREFLLREASS